The Halobaculum magnesiiphilum genome contains the following window.
GGTCGGCCGACCTCACCGTCGAGGGGCGGCTCTGTTACCCCTCCACGACCAGGTCGACCCGCGAACACGTCCACGTCGCCGTGAACGGCCGACCCGTCCGCGACGACGACCTCCGCAAGGCGGTCGCGCGGGGGTACGGCAGTCTCCTCCCGAACGGTCGCGAGCCGGTCGCCGTCGTCCGCCTCGACCTGCCGGCGTGGGCGGTCGACCCGAACGTCCACCCCGCGAAGGAGCGCGTCGCGATCCGCGGGGGCGACGCCGTCGCCGACGCGGTCGAGGCGGGGGTCCGGGAGGCGCTGACGACGGCCGACCTCCGCAGGTCCGGCGAGGTGGCGATGGATCTCGACTCCTCGCTTTCGCCCGCAGAGGCGACGGAGTCGGACTTCGCCGACGCGACGGTGCTGGGCGTGTTCCGCGACCTGTACGTCGTCTGCGAGGCCGGCGAGGACCTGCTCGTCGTCGACCAGCACGCCGCCCACGAGCGCGTCAACTTCGAGCGCCTGCGGGAGGCCCTCGCGGACGAGGCGGTGCCGTCGTCCGAGCTGGACCCCGCGGAGACGGTGACGCTGGATCCGCCGACCGCAGCGGCCGTAGAGGAGCACCGCGAAGAGTTGGCGACGCTCGGCTTCTCAGTCGACCCGTTCGGCGGGACGACCTACCGAGTCACGGCGGTGCCGGCGCCGCTGGGACGCGTCGCCGACGCGGACTCGCTGCGAGGGGTCGCGACTGACCTCCGGGAGTCGGGCGGCCGCGGCGGCGACGCCGCGGCGGCCCTCCGGGAGGATCTGCTCGCGGATCTGGCCTGCCATCCGTCGCTGAAGGCGGGCGACGCGCTCGACCGCGAGACGGCGGGGCGGCTGGTCGAGCGCCTCGGCGAATGCGAGCAGCCGTACGCCTGTCCGCACGGCCGCCCGACGGTGCTGTCGGTCGGGGCGTCGACGCTGGCGGACGGGTTCGAGCGCCACGGCTCGCGGTGATCCGCCGGGGCGACGTCCCGCTCACCACTCCTTGCAGTCGCCGCAGACGTAGTCGCCGTCGTCGCGCCAGCGACGGGTCACCGACTCGCCGCAGGCCGCGCAGGCGGCGCCGTCGGGCGAGTAGTCGTACGTCGGCTCCGCGAGGTCGACGGTGTCTACTGCTTCCGCGTCCGCGCCGGCGTCGGTGTCGGCCTCCGCGTCCGCGTTCGTGTCGGCGTCCGCGTCCAGCTCGGCGCCGGCGAACTCCTCCAGCGATCGGTCTTCGGGCACGGTCGAACCGAACGCCGCACGGGGCATAACTCCGGCGCGAGCCGACCGCGACTCCCCCGCCCATGCTCGCGCCGTCGCCGACACATCAACGCTCAAGTCCCCGCGGGACCGAGCGCCGAGCATGGTAACCGTCATCGACTTCCTCACGCGGCTGGTCACCAGCGTCGTCGACCTGATCGTCATCTTCGTGACGGACGTGGCGCTTCGGGACCCGCTGTCGTTCGTCTCGTTCCTGTTCGGCGCCGCGTTCGTCGGCGGCGCGTCGCTGGTGATGGGCTATCTCGCGCTCGGCGCGCTGGGGTACGAGTTCGGCATCGGCAACCTCGCGGCGAAGAGCCAGCGCGAACGCGCCCGCGGCCAGCGCTGAACCGACCGGCCCGAACGAACTTCTCCGCCGTCCCGTTCCGTCCTACTCCGTCGCGCGAGCGGCCGCCTCGGCCGCCAGCTCGATCGCCGCGTCGAGATCCGGCCCCAGCGGCGAGCCGACGACCAGCGAGTCGGCGTGCTCCAGCACCGCGGCCATGCGCTCGGCGACCGCGTCCGCGTCGCCGGCCATGCAGAACGCGTCGACCATCGCGGGCGTGACCAGATCGAACGCCTCGGAGAAGTCGCCGGCGGCGATCCGGTCGCCGATATCACCCGCCAGACCCGCGTCGATCCCGTGGCGGTCCAGCACCGGCGGCGCGGCGCCGGCGGCGATGAACGCCACGGGCGGCCGGGCGGCATCCCGTGCCGCGTCGGCGTCCTCGGCGACGCTGACGGCGGCGTAGGCCGCGAGGTCGAAGTCGCCGCGGGAGTCCGGACGGTCGGTCTTGCCTTGCTCCGCCTGCTCGCGCGCCCACGCGAGGTCGTCGAGGTGTGAGCCGTTGAACAGCAGGCCGTCGGCGTGCTTGCCCGCCATCCGGCACATGTGTGGCCCTTCGCCGCCGACGTACACCGGGATGTCGGCGCCCTGCGGGGGTTCGTAGTTCAGCCCCGCGTCGGCGGCGGCGAAGGTCGAGGCGCCGTCGACGCGCTCGCCGGCCCACAGCTTCTGCGCGGTTTTGAACGCCTCCAGCACCGGCCGGAGGCCCCGCTCATCGCCGAGGCCGAGGTTGCGGAGGGTGGAGGGGTCGCCGGGGCCGACGCCGAAGACGGCGCGGCCGCCGCTGGCCTCGTCCAGCGTCGCCACCTTCGAGGCGAGCGTGGCGGGGTGGAACTCCAGCGGGTTGACGACACCCGGGCCGAGGCGGGCGGTGTCGGTCGCGGCGGCCAGTTGCGAGAGCACGGAGAACGCGTCGCGGTTGTTGTAGTGGTGGGAGACGAACAGCGAGTCGAAGCCGGCGTCCTCGGCGAGCGTCCCGAGTTCGACCATCCGGTCGACCGGGTGTTCCGGCGCGAGTTCGATGCCGAGCATCGGGCTATCCATCGAACTCCCACCCCCGAACCGCCTGGCGGATCAGGTCGCCGTCCACGTCCCGGAAGTGCGCGTCCGACTCCGCGTGGTCGCCCCACTCGAAGCCGCGGACGACGACGACCGGAGTTCCCCCGGCGCCCTCGCCGGCGACGAGGTTGGCGGCCGCCGCGAGTTCGTCGGCGACGTTCTCGACGGTCACCCCGAGTTCCCGGCCGTCGCGGTCCGACTCGCCGCGCCAGTCGCGGGCGGGCGCCATCCCGGCCCAGCCGACGGCGACGCCGCGCTGGCCGTGGCGGAACGGCCGCCCGCAGGTGTCGGTGACGAGCACGCGGTCGGCGGGCAGCCCATCGCGGATGCGCTCGGCGGACTCGGAGGGGCGCTTCGGCAGCAGGAGGAGGTCGCCCTCGGGGACGTTCGATCGGTCGATGCCCGCGTTGACGCCGACGTGGCCGAATCGGGACTCGGTGAGCAGGAACGGCGCCTCCATGATCACCTCGGTCGACTCCTCCAGGACGGCCTGCGCGAATCGGGGGTCCTTCTCGTCGCCGGAGATCTCCGAGAGCCGGGCGGCGATCTCCCGCGCTCGCGGGCCCGCCGGGAAGTCGTCCAGATCGAACGCGCGGCCCTCGGCCTTCGAGACGACCGTCGAGGCGACACAGACCACGTCGTCGGGTCGGAGGTCGACCCGGTCGCGGACGAGCGCCGCGAGGTCGTCCCCCTCCCGGATCTCGGGGAGGTCGGGGACGGCGAATAGCTCCATGGCGGACCTGCGTCCGTCGCCCGCAAAAGCGCGCCGGTGGTGGTACACGTATCCGGTGTTCGCGTCCGCGGCGCGGCTGCAACGACGGCGACCGGGGCGATCGCGACGACGGCCGGCGGGACCGTGACGACCCGCCGGTATCCCGAAGTCGCCCGCGGCCGACACGCCGGTATGGCACACGTCGTCACCGCCTTCCTCCGCGACCGCGGCGAGGTGCTGCTCGTCCGCCGCAGCGACGCCGTCGGCACCTACTCGGGGCGCTGGGGCGGCGTCTCGGGGTACGTCGAGGGCGACGCCGACGACCCGGTCGACGACGCGCTCCGGGAGATCCGAGAGGAAACCGGCATCGGCAAGACGGACCTGACGCTCGTCCGCCGCGGCGACACGGTCGCCGTCCACGACGCCGAGGGGGCGTTCACCGTCCACCCGTTCCTGTTCGACTGCGACACGCGGGCCGTGGAGCCGAACGAGGAGCTGGCCGCGACCGAGTGGGTCCAGCCGCCGGCGATGCTGGAGCGGGAGACGGTGCCGCGGCTGTGGGACGCCTACCGCGCCGTCGGCCCGACCGCCGAGACCGTGGCCGCCGACCGAACGCACGGCTCCGCGTCCGTCTCGGTCCGCGCGCTGGAGGCGCTTCGCGACGAGGCCGCCGACGCGACGCTCGCGGGCCACCCGTGGGAGTCGGTCGCCGACGCCGCCCGCGACCTGCGGGACGCCCGGCCGGGAATGACCGCGCTCGCGACGCGAGTGAACCGCGTGATGCACGAGGCCGATCGGACGCCGGCGGCGGTTCGGGATCGGGCGGTCACGGCCGTCGCCGACGCGGTCGACGCCGACGACCGGGCGGCGCGTGAGGCGGCCAGGGCGCTGGCCGACCACGGGGACGGCGACGACGGCGAGCCGCCGGCGGTGCTCACGCTGTCGCGCTCGGGCACCGTCGCCGCGGCGCTGGAACGCCTCGACGGCCCGGTGTTCGTCGCCGAGTCCGAGCCGGGCGGCGAGGGACGCGAGGTGGCCGCGTCGCTGGCGGCCGACGACGACGATCCGGGGGCGACTGACGACCGCGCGGTGACGCTGCTCCCCGACTCGGCGATCGCGTCGCTGCTCGCCGACGGCCGCGTCGACGTCGCGCTCGTCGGCGCCGACGCGGTGTTCCCCGACGGCGGCGTCGCCAACAAGGTCGGCACCCGCGGGCTGGCGCTGGCGGCCACCCGCGAGGGCGTGCCGGTGTACGCGGCGACCGCGCGCGACAAGGTGGTCCCCGCGGGGGCGGCGTTCCACCCGGAGACGGCTCCCTTCGAGGCGGCCGAGCCCGTGGCGACGTACGCGCCGCTGTTCGAATGCGCGCCGGCCGACTGCGTGACCGTCGTGACCGAGGACGGCCCGCTCGATCCCGAGACGGTGCGTGCGGTGGCCGAGGAACACCGCGCGCTCGCGGCGTGGGACCGCGACGGCGACGCGGACGCCCGCGGCGACGATGGGAAGGAGTGATACGCGCCGGTCGGCTACGTCGGCCCGGGCGGCCGTGACGAGGGTTACCCCCACCGAGCCCCGTGTGACGAGGGATTCACCCGAGCCGCCCGCTACCGACTCGCGAGCCGCGGCTGTGTGGCGTGCACGTGAGGGCTCGCGGTGTGTTACATCACGACCGACTGCCCCCGTCTCCGTACAAGAACATCCGCCGGGAGCGCTGCGTCCGTCGGCTACTCGGCCGCCTCGCCC
Protein-coding sequences here:
- the mutL gene encoding DNA mismatch repair endonuclease MutL, producing the protein MSEESSGTAVRELSEDTVERIAAGEVITRPARVVAELVENALDAGADRIEVAVDGDGTDRIRVADDGRGMGREDAARAVEPHTTSKIRAADDLRTSTTMGFRGEALAAIADAGDLDLVTSDGAAVGTRVTVSDGEKTVEDAGRGRGTTAVVTDLFGDRPARRESLASPAREFGRISELLTSYALARPEVAFSLDHDGRETASTPGTGLRDALVALYGRETGGESTAVTHRAGVDLADRSADLTVEGRLCYPSTTRSTREHVHVAVNGRPVRDDDLRKAVARGYGSLLPNGREPVAVVRLDLPAWAVDPNVHPAKERVAIRGGDAVADAVEAGVREALTTADLRRSGEVAMDLDSSLSPAEATESDFADATVLGVFRDLYVVCEAGEDLLVVDQHAAHERVNFERLREALADEAVPSSELDPAETVTLDPPTAAAVEEHREELATLGFSVDPFGGTTYRVTAVPAPLGRVADADSLRGVATDLRESGGRGGDAAAALREDLLADLACHPSLKAGDALDRETAGRLVERLGECEQPYACPHGRPTVLSVGASTLADGFERHGSR
- a CDS encoding DUF7573 domain-containing protein; this translates as MPEDRSLEEFAGAELDADADTNADAEADTDAGADAEAVDTVDLAEPTYDYSPDGAACAACGESVTRRWRDDGDYVCGDCKEW
- a CDS encoding 5,10-methylenetetrahydromethanopterin reductase produces the protein MLGIELAPEHPVDRMVELGTLAEDAGFDSLFVSHHYNNRDAFSVLSQLAAATDTARLGPGVVNPLEFHPATLASKVATLDEASGGRAVFGVGPGDPSTLRNLGLGDERGLRPVLEAFKTAQKLWAGERVDGASTFAAADAGLNYEPPQGADIPVYVGGEGPHMCRMAGKHADGLLFNGSHLDDLAWAREQAEQGKTDRPDSRGDFDLAAYAAVSVAEDADAARDAARPPVAFIAAGAAPPVLDRHGIDAGLAGDIGDRIAAGDFSEAFDLVTPAMVDAFCMAGDADAVAERMAAVLEHADSLVVGSPLGPDLDAAIELAAEAAARATE
- a CDS encoding coenzyme F420-0:L-glutamate ligase, with translation MELFAVPDLPEIREGDDLAALVRDRVDLRPDDVVCVASTVVSKAEGRAFDLDDFPAGPRAREIAARLSEISGDEKDPRFAQAVLEESTEVIMEAPFLLTESRFGHVGVNAGIDRSNVPEGDLLLLPKRPSESAERIRDGLPADRVLVTDTCGRPFRHGQRGVAVGWAGMAPARDWRGESDRDGRELGVTVENVADELAAAANLVAGEGAGGTPVVVVRGFEWGDHAESDAHFRDVDGDLIRQAVRGWEFDG
- a CDS encoding NUDIX domain-containing protein → MAHVVTAFLRDRGEVLLVRRSDAVGTYSGRWGGVSGYVEGDADDPVDDALREIREETGIGKTDLTLVRRGDTVAVHDAEGAFTVHPFLFDCDTRAVEPNEELAATEWVQPPAMLERETVPRLWDAYRAVGPTAETVAADRTHGSASVSVRALEALRDEAADATLAGHPWESVADAARDLRDARPGMTALATRVNRVMHEADRTPAAVRDRAVTAVADAVDADDRAAREAARALADHGDGDDGEPPAVLTLSRSGTVAAALERLDGPVFVAESEPGGEGREVAASLAADDDDPGATDDRAVTLLPDSAIASLLADGRVDVALVGADAVFPDGGVANKVGTRGLALAATREGVPVYAATARDKVVPAGAAFHPETAPFEAAEPVATYAPLFECAPADCVTVVTEDGPLDPETVRAVAEEHRALAAWDRDGDADARGDDGKE